A stretch of the Phormidium ambiguum IAM M-71 genome encodes the following:
- a CDS encoding OmpA/MotB family protein has protein sequence MFNFNKLNQQPELDEEESSVLLSIGDLMSGLLMIFALLFVTVLVQLKDKEEPRRVVIGTVVEQMKGNNINVKVNPETGDVSIQDKILFDENSAELKPAGKIFLKQFIPVYSRVIFSKKGFEKEIARVVIEGHTSSKGDYDTNLELSLLRALAVSKFIFSDRLNFPTKSQLRTKIMAAGRGEMEAKQKVDDFGDRKVIFRFQFRGENFSEWYRKNQSLP, from the coding sequence ATGTTTAATTTTAATAAATTAAATCAGCAACCAGAGTTAGACGAAGAAGAATCGAGTGTTTTGCTATCAATTGGCGATTTGATGTCTGGTTTACTGATGATTTTTGCCCTCCTATTCGTTACAGTTCTTGTTCAGCTAAAAGACAAAGAAGAACCGCGCCGAGTTGTAATTGGTACAGTTGTTGAACAAATGAAAGGTAATAACATTAATGTAAAAGTTAACCCCGAAACGGGTGATGTAAGTATTCAAGATAAGATTCTTTTTGATGAAAATAGTGCGGAACTAAAACCCGCAGGGAAGATATTTCTTAAACAATTTATTCCGGTTTACAGTCGCGTGATTTTTTCTAAAAAAGGCTTTGAAAAAGAGATTGCCAGAGTGGTTATTGAAGGTCATACTAGCTCTAAAGGAGATTATGATACTAACTTGGAATTAAGCTTACTGAGAGCGCTTGCTGTTTCCAAATTTATCTTTTCCGATCGGCTTAATTTTCCCACAAAGTCGCAATTAAGAACAAAAATTATGGCAGCAGGACGTGGGGAAATGGAAGCAAAACAAAAAGTAGATGATTTTGGCGATCGCAAAGTAATCTTCCGCTTCCAATTTCGCG
- a CDS encoding Uma2 family endonuclease: MSLQLLRRKFTVKQYHQMIEAGILTEDDRVELIKGEIVEMTPINRRHSAHVNRLNELFILRLAQLVTVGVQNPVELNDNSEPQPDISLLRRKADFYKSGHPQPQDILLLVEVADTTVESDREIKIPLYAENGIIEVWLIDINEQYIEVYRQPSANGYQNIQRFVRGQNLSILAFPEVIISVDEVLG, from the coding sequence ATGTCCTTACAATTGTTAAGAAGGAAATTTACAGTTAAGCAGTATCACCAGATGATTGAAGCTGGTATTTTGACAGAAGACGATCGAGTAGAATTAATTAAGGGAGAAATAGTTGAAATGACCCCAATTAATAGAAGACATTCAGCCCATGTTAATCGTTTAAATGAGTTATTTATTTTACGTTTGGCACAATTGGTAACAGTGGGAGTACAAAACCCAGTAGAATTGAATGATAACTCTGAACCTCAACCAGATATATCATTATTGCGACGAAAAGCTGATTTTTATAAGTCAGGACATCCGCAACCACAGGATATTCTGTTATTAGTAGAAGTGGCAGATACGACGGTAGAAAGTGACAGAGAAATCAAAATCCCTCTCTATGCCGAAAATGGAATTATAGAAGTTTGGTTAATAGATATTAACGAGCAATATATTGAAGTTTATCGACAACCTTCAGCCAATGGTTATCAGAATATCCAAAGATTTGTGCGAGGGCAAAATTTATCGATACTCGCTTTTCCTGAAGTTATTATAAGTGTAGATGAAGTATTGGGATAA